The Labrus bergylta chromosome 14, fLabBer1.1, whole genome shotgun sequence region CCTAATGTCATCAATGAAAAGACGCTTCTGGTCATTTGAACTTGTGTTTTGTTAAGATCTTCTGAATCATGATGGTTTCTATACCTCCCAACATTGTTTAAGAGTGGTTTTCATTTGACATGTCTTACTTTAAATTTACTAAATGACCTGTACATTAATGGTGACCAACAGCTTTAATTACCAAAAGCCTAGCCAGGGTTTGCAAATTAGCCAcagctagaaacctgtatgcatggcatctactttgtatttttcatatGAAGCATGATGCTTACACAGGCTACATTATACAAGATCACATATTTAAATTTTCGTATGAGGTAAGGCAAGAAAAAgggtttttttaaagtacacaAGAGGACATGAAGAAGCATTGAGTAGTACAATTAAACAAACTTACTTCTTTATAgtttatatatgtgtatatatgtgtgtgtatgtgtgtgtgtatgtgcatacagtatataatataCAGCATACAAAGCCATAAAAAGCATGTTACCAAAGGATAAAAGTCTTTATTCAAATTTAGTCATTTAAAGGCTTATCATGGTTTTAATATGTTGTTAATGACACAAACTGTCTGCTGTGTATGGAGACTGTGATAGCGTACAGAtaacatttatacatttcagcTCTTCCTGTGTGACTGTTATTGTCTTCATAAAGTGTCCACTAGGTGGCAGCAAACACACATTGGAGTTTCTCACAGTAACACTTGGTCAGAAGCTGTTGGAAAAATGACAACACTGATCTCAGAGAGTTTCCAAAGCCAAAGACAACCCAATGAATCTGATCTGATAAAAGATTGTGGGgcaagcagtaaaaaaaaaacctatgaATCATCCCACAAAAGTAAGGTGTTGAAGCAATTCCAAAACATTGTCTTTAACCACAAGTGCATTGTTTACTGATACAGGGTTCCACAGTTTGATATAGTTAGTTTTAAGCATTCGTTGCACACAAGTCAATCCTAAAACTTGTTTACATTAAGAAGCTTTTTCCAAGATAAATACGTACATTGAAGGGCCTTAATTCTCTCTTTCGGATCTAATTTATGTCTTAATTTGTGTCACTTTTATCACAACTGAGATGGATATTGAGTCTATTGAGTTTATTATTGAGTCTTCATATTATTaagactttctttttatttatttattgatggtTTTGAGAGCAATAGTGTAGATTTAAACCATTTGACTCTCTAAATTACTGAGTCAATGCATTATATAAAAACCCAGCTGCTGATTAATTAAGAACATTTTGCACAAGAGTCATGTCAACATATATTATTTCCCCATTataatcaaatatttcaaacagcaACTTCTTTGGCACTACATCATCCATAAATTCAACTAACGACTACGAGCTTTCCCTCTGCCATGCTTTAGATATTATCCACAAATTTATGATAGTTTGGTTAATTTAAAGATGTCGGGGCCCTCTGTATATTTCCTTTAACCGAGCTGCTTGGCATGTTTATGAGGCCAACGAagaagtatacacacacacactatctaaATTTCATTAAGTCTTACAATTTACAACCCAAGCCAAGAGTAGCAGGAGAAGCTTTGCACACATTATTCCCATGCATCATTTACAGAAAGCCATATTGTATCCACTCTTTAAGATCTTAAAGAGAGAGGTTTGTTGGAAACTTTTAAGGATATCATACGCACCAGCACCTGAATTAAGACAGCCATGTGGTGTCCGCCATCTTTATTCATTTAGGgcacattacattttaaaaccaatCGTGTAGAAACCACTCCTGGAATATCGTAAAGAAAGCCACAGTCATCGTGAGTTATACGTCTCAAATTATAGGTCAAGGTCATGAACAAtacaagatatatatatatatatatatatatatatatatatatatatacagatatCTTAAATTTGATGGAGGTGAAAGGCACAGAGTGTTGTCATGATGCTCAGTAGGTTAAACAACAAGGCACAGATGTGAAGGGTTCTTCATGTCCAGGATCAGGCCTGTAGACCGAAGCCACGTGCAGCACTAAGGACGTCGTCTCTGGTCAGGTAGCATCCACAGAGCTGCCTCACGCCGGTGAAAGACTCCCTCCCATGCATGACGCGCCAGTTGTCTATGAAAATGACCTTATGAAGACAAGAGAGGGTAAAATCCTCAGATTACATTTGTAAGTCTTGGTTGCCTTTAATTTTCCCTCAAGCTGTAGTTGAttgaaacagacatttaaaaagagcATTGATATCCTTCTTACCTTTCCTGGAGTCAGTTTGACCCACAGCTCGTTCTCTGGCTGCCTCAACTCTGTCGTCAGCTCTCGGTGAGCCACATACCATTTCTGAACCAGGTCATGAGGGATTGTGTTTATCGCTGACCGGTCAGAGTTGTTGTATCTGTTGTGAAGAAATGTTCAAGTTGAAACACTTCATCattcctattttttttaacacagtatttcatttataattttaaatacacaagataataaattaacaaataattatattaaaaaaattatttcacTCCTATTataactttaaaacacataTGTGTTGTGTAGCTAGACTTTTTAAAGCCACAGAACAAATTTTGAGTTAACCGCAAGAACATGACATTTCAAATGTCTCTCACCATATTTTCAGGGCagctattttcatttttctattaTTAGTTTCACTGCTTAAAAGACTTGTAAGCAACCAGAAAGACAACGGATAGTGAATATCAGGACCATCGTATTTTATGGATCTAAACATATTCCGCAAACCCAATAACTACTGTTAGAAAACAGCTAATAGCATTCAACCAATTCCGAGCTAACACTGTTTGAGAATGTTTCAATTTACAGTTAAAGGCACAACTTCAGAGTACTTGTAGTGACTATCTAATGTCCAAATTTCTTATCTTGCTTTTAGTCACTTGCAAAGGTGTATGGAAAGTCCTTGACgcgtaaaaaataaacaaatgtccaaaattGAATGACTTTCTGATGTTCCAGTTTATTGTCACATATGAAGCAGAGACGAACcgtgatgatgatatgatgagttGTTATTTCCAAGATTATACTGTTGGTTGTCGTTCTTTTGTCGTGTTAAATAGCCTACTTGCGTTATGTTGTGTTACGGGAAGAACCGTATGTTTCCCATCACCGACGCCCTCGTTTCCTGTTCACCTGTGACATATAAACACTCAACCAACCACCTGACCAATTAACCCAAATGATCAATTATCACCACCTAGTGTCcaaattaagtaaataaataaagatataaacaAAACCcattgaaatacacacacactaaattggCTCCTACAGTGCCGTTAGCTAGTTTAAAGTTAACTTTGCGAACTAACAGTAGTGTATGCTAGTAATTGTTTGGATGTCAACATTAGCATTCTAATGATAGCATTCAAACAATAGTAATTATCAAATTCCTTTCATGTATAGATGAGAAAAACCTGGATAAGCATTACTATAGTAAGACAGAATTTGAGTTTTTTCCACTCCGAGTGTGACATCAGGAAAGTGATTGCCATTTGAATATGTTGGATGGAATCCACATAAATAGGGATTTTTTAATGTATCTAACCACGGAGCCAATAGAATGGAAATTAAAGAGAAACACTGTGCATGTGAATGCAATATCTGATCATTCTCTACtacaaagaaatgtattaaacacAGCATTTTTGTTTGACATACCTGACCAGGTACATTTCATTATTCCATGGATAGACGTTCAGCAGAGGGCCAATGCCAATCATGTGGTTTTTATGACTGCCGGTTTGTTCAATGTACTCATGGGGGATGGGCAAGCTTGAGAGCAGCTCAAAGTTCTCCGGAGACCTCTGCCGTAATTTTTCGGCGGCATAAAACCCATCAACGAGTAGGGTCCTTCCCCCTGTCGCTGCATGCTTGATACAGTGGAAAACCTGGATCCTGAAGCAACAATCACAGAATCAAGTTAGAcgtgtacatttttaatgtgacacttttctaaaagaaaatgtgttttcattgggTTTTATCAAAGGTTTGTCAAGATGTCAAGGTTTtcttttgcaggtttttttgtgcgtcatttttgcttttattggataggacagctgaagagataGAGATGTTtagaggagggagtgggggatGGCACGCATCAAAAGGcagaggttggattcaaacttCAAGCCTGCTGCGATGACGACAATAGCCttcgtacatggggcacgctaAACAACCGCTAGGCTATTGGCATCTCCTCtagaaagttattttaaaaagaagctttttAACGATTTACAAACACAATTCAGTCCACCTCTCCTGCACCTACCCACATGGCTCATGGAAATACGAGGTGTCAGTATGGCGGTCCAAGGCCAGAGTGCTGTAGGCGGTGTCACCTCTGGAAAAATCTGCAGTGAAACTCCACATTCCTCCGTATGTAGTCTCCCTtgtgaacagaaacacaaggagATTAGGAGAAGGTGGACACACTAAACGTTTCACCACAGCATTGACCAAAAAGAACCACTTAGTACCTGATAATGCTAACCCTCTTGGTAACAGCCTCTGTGGCCTCAACTGTAGGTGGGACGCCTTCTACAAAAGCGAACCCATACAGAAGGTAGTTTTGAAGAAACATCTTTAATTCGTCATCGCAGCTCATGATCTTGTCCCACTTGGCAGCAGGTACATTTGCTTTGTTGTAGATGTCTGCATTCCATAGGATGCGAGGCTGGAcgggcttcttcttctttgcctcATAGCTGTTCTCAGCGAGCCAGCTCAGGCTGTACTTTGTCACATGACCATCAGGCCCTGGGACAcagaaatgggaaaaaaatatatagcactataaaaaaaaacattgcctCAAATGCTATGGATGgtatgacttcttttttcaaaaggCTTAGTCATATCTAAATGTATGCTTTAAAGCAGCTTTAGTTATTTGGTGCATCTCTGTGactcctgtggacaaagcagtacctcttatctctttgctgattttgtcctgtatgtgtgtaagtagtatttttctgatgaaaaaaatcatcctcctgtcttttaacagtcaaacgtTCCAACCATTGTGAATCTGCAGCGAGGAAAATATAGACAGAAGCTGTTTTGGCAGCAAGCTCTTATTTGCCTCGTCTGACAATGAGCCAGTGAGAGCAGTGATGGGTCATCACAAATTATTGGATAGAAATATAAAGTCTTGTAGCTGATAGTCTtctcctcacagaagctttaaagaaatgtgttggTTGATGAACAAAGAGCAGAACTGGGGCAGAGTGGGCTAACACTAGCTGATTTGATGGTGGTTCTTCTGTGCTTGATGAGTACTTCAAGGCAACAGACAAAATGCAAAGACAGCAAGGTCAACTGAGGTTTAAAATGAGGCCTGCAGCTTACTTCTGCATCACTGACATTGAGCATTTATCAAAACCAAGCTAGAGAGGGCCAGTGTTCAACCTGACTCAGCTGACCTTGAGTATGAaccacagacagagagagtgcCAGTGAAAGTCTGCCCACAGGAGAGCGTGCATCATCAAATGTCTCGGGGCTGACGGGTGCCTATTTGTCAGTTTATGTAAGCTTCAGAGCCACTCTTGTGCACTTATGAATACAGTATAACAATCCAACATCCAATCAAAGCTTGAGAAGCCCACAGAGAGGCTGCATCAGTCGGTCTCTGAGTAGTGTAAACagacgcccacacacacacacacacactcacacacacacacacacacagaaagcccaACATCTCCAAGCTGCCAGACGCCGACACTGCTGTTTAATTAAAAGCTCCTAGTGTCAGTATGAAGCTCCTCATTTTAGAAACTGaatgtttaaactgtttaaTTATCTTTCTGCTCATGGAAGACCTGACCTGAGAAATAAAAGGAGCACCGGCGTGATGGAAAAGTGGCATGTAGCATGGCACTAGGGAGCAACGACATTTCCCCAAAGTCAGTAGCATGCGCCCGTATACCATACCTAGTGGCATGCCATTTCCTATAACgtgccactagggggcagcacAAACATAATCAAACAATCACActttaatttaacattaaacCCAGAAACCGAGAGAGGCGCTGGCCACCTAGTGGCATGCCATCGACAATGGCACAAGCCACTGAACTTACACCACATGCCGCTGACTTATGGCACATGTCTTTGATGTAAGATTGGGGGACACAGGCAGGGCTAAAAATTAAACCATGTTCCTCATGTGGCCATTTGAGGCTGGATCACAAAGGAAGtcaatccccattaggtcccatatcAATACTCTGAACTCAACAAACTGTAAACaggtttacagcctggtacacaAAAGATTTGGTCTTTATAGTTTACTCATATTTTATGACAACTGTAATGGATTAGAATGTGTATATGACTTAActaattaaattatatttaccCCCAAAAACATGCATGATTCAGGCGTCGTCCCTTGGAGTGACCAAGCGGCACTCTCCATAGTTGAAAAATAAGGCCAATGCAGAGGTGCAAAATAACTACAGTTCCTCAAGGGTCCACTTGACACTGGCTAGGAGAGCCAAGGAAACCCAGTTaaagtcaaatttaaaatgCATGTGTGTGGCTGATCTGATTAAGAggtgtgttgtagctgtttgtcaggaggctaaaGAAGGGCAGCTGTGGcacagttggtagagtcgttgcctctcagggttcgatccccagctgagcaacatgtccgatgtgtccttgggaaagacacttaaccccgcattgctccagctgcttcggtggcggtgca contains the following coding sequences:
- the tmlhe gene encoding trimethyllysine dioxygenase, mitochondrial encodes the protein MFGTVQQRLRAALKQTQLLSGSWRQITQRSATVQLREDHLELNSGGTWMHLNYLWLRDHCRSETSYNSKTNQRNLDTANIDLNIRPDKTSVEDGQLVLTWPDGHVTKYSLSWLAENSYEAKKKKPVQPRILWNADIYNKANVPAAKWDKIMSCDDELKMFLQNYLLYGFAFVEGVPPTVEATEAVTKRVSIIRETTYGGMWSFTADFSRGDTAYSTLALDRHTDTSYFHEPCGIQVFHCIKHAATGGRTLLVDGFYAAEKLRQRSPENFELLSSLPIPHEYIEQTGSHKNHMIGIGPLLNVYPWNNEMYLVRYNNSDRSAINTIPHDLVQKWYVAHRELTTELRQPENELWVKLTPGKVIFIDNWRVMHGRESFTGVRQLCGCYLTRDDVLSAARGFGLQA